In bacterium HR17, the DNA window TCTGCGGTCGCTATGTGAGAGGGTGCAGCCTTCCGTCCTTCACGCCATCCAATCCAGCAATAATGTCGCCAAGCCGAGCAAAATGGTCACGCCGACAACATCTTGGAAGGCGGTCTCAAAAGGACCAGCGGTCAGAGCGGGGTCAAAGCCCAAGCGTTTGGAAATCATCGGGATGACCGTTCCCACGAAACCAGAAAGGTTGATGGCGACGAACATTGAAAACCCGACGACGAACCCGAAGACTGGGTCGAACCAAGTTCCCCGTTCAGGCATCCGTTGCAAGCCGTGCCAAAACCCGC includes these proteins:
- the mgtE gene encoding Magnesium transporter MgtE, producing the protein MPVIQAISGNTGLQSATIVVRGLATGHVSLREWWRPVWRQFQTTLILGAILGTLIFFVGGFWHGLQRMPERGTWFDPVFGFVVGFSMFVAINLSGFVGTVIPMISKRLGFDPALTAGPFETAFQDVVGVTILLGLATLLLDWMA